One Saccharomyces kudriavzevii IFO 1802 strain IFO1802 genome assembly, chromosome: 4 genomic region harbors:
- the CFT1 gene encoding cleavage/polyadenylation factor CFT1 (similar to Saccharomyces cerevisiae CFT1 (YDR301W); ancestral locus Anc_5.319) encodes MNVYDDVLDATVVSHSITAQFTTSDYEELLVVRTNILSVYRPTRDGKLYLTDEFKFHGLITDVGLIAQQDSPLSCLLLCTGVAKISILKFNTLTNTIDTLSLHYYEGKFKDKSLVELAKTSTLRMDPGSTCALLFNNDILAFLPFQANKNDEDDDEEEDNMDDEELVHNIDDKSQETAAFYKRKRTKLCDTFTGPSVVLTANELYEGAKNITDIQFLKNFTKPTIAVLYQPKLAWAGNSTISKLPTQYVTLTLDIQPSEKSTKIESTTIAFVKELPWDLHTIVPVSNGAVIIGANELAFLDNTGVLQSTILLNSFAGKDLQKTKIIDNSSMEILFREKSTASIWMASSKNKSGANNYDETLLLMDIKSNIYYIQMEAEGRLLIKFDIFKLPIVNDLLKENSNPKSITRLNATNSNKNLDLFIGFGSGNALVLRLNNLKSTIETREKHKATSNTNTFMDDNDEDDEEMEDLYADEAPANGLTNNNSKDTVETVQPFDIELLSSLRNIGPITSLTVGKVSSIDDIVKGLPNPNKNEYSLVATSGNGSGSHLTVIQTSVQPEIELALKFISITQIWNLKIRGKDKYLVTTDSTKSRSDIYESDNNFELHKGGRLRRDATTVYISVFGEEKRIIQVTTNHLYLYDTHFRRLTTIKFDYEVIHVSVMDPYILITVSRGDIKIFELEANNKRKLLKVDLPEILNEMVITSGLILKSNMCNEFLIGLSKSQEEQLLFTFVTADNQIIFFTKDHNDRIFQLNGVDQLNESLYISTYRLVDEIVPDPSIKQVMINKLGHDNKEEYLTILTFGGEIYQYRKLPQKCSRFYRNVTRNDLAITGAPDNAYAKGVSSIERIMHYFPDYNGYSVIFVTGSVPYIIIKEDDTTPKIFKFANIPLVSVTPWNERSVMCVDDIKNARVYTLTINNMYYGNKFPLKQIKISNVLDDYKTLQKIVYHEKAQLFLVSYCKRIPYEALGEDGEKVTGYDEKAPHAEGFQGGILLINPKSWKVIDKIDFPKNSVVNEMRSSMIQINSKTKRKREYIVAGVANATTEDTPPTGSFYIYDVIEVVPEPGKPDTNYKLKEIFQEEVNGTVSTVCEISGRFMISQSQKVLVRDIQEDNSVIPVAFLDIPVFVTDSKSFGNLLIIGDAMQGFQFIGFDAEPYRMILLGRSVSKFQTMSLEFLVNGGDMYFAATDADRNVHILKYAPDEPNSLSGQRLVHCSSFTVHSINSCMMLLPKNQEFGSSQVPSFQNVGGQVDGSVFKIVPLSEETYRRLYLIQQQIIDRELQLGGLNPRMERLANDFYQMGHSMRPMLDFNVIRRFSGLSIDRRKNTAQKAGRHAHFEAWRDIINIEFSMRSLCRNK; translated from the coding sequence ATGAATGTGTATGACGACGTTCTCGATGCCACTGTTGTGTCGCATTCTATAACAGCACAATTTACTACGTCTGACTATGAAGAGCTCTTAGTTGTAAGGACGAATATCCTGTCTGTGTACAGACCTACTAGGGATGGAAAGTTGTATTTAACTGATGAGTTCAAGTTTCATGGCTTGATCACTGATGTAGGTCTTATTGCCCAACAGGATAGTCCTTTAAGTTGCTTGCTTTTATGCACCGGCGTTGCCAAAATCTCTATTCTAAAGTTCAACACCTTGACAAACACAATCGATACGTTAAGCCTGCATTACTATGAGGGCAAGTTTAAGGATAAATCTTTGGTGGAACTGGCCAAAACTTCTACACTAAGAATGGACCCTGGGAGTACCTGCGCGCTGCTATTCAATAATGACATTCTTGCATTTTTACCTTTCCAAGCCAATAaaaacgatgaagatgatgatgaggaagaagataatATGGACGACGAGGAGCTAGTTCATAATATAGACGACAAATCTCAAGAAACGGCTGCCTTTTATAAGAGGAAGAGGACAAAGCTATGTGACACATTCACAGGACCGAGTGTAGTATTGACGGCCAATGAATTATACGAGGGCGCTAAAAATATCACTGATATTCAGTTcttaaaaaatttcaccaAGCCAACAATAGCGGTTTTATACCAACCGAAGCTCGCCTGGGCAGGTAATAGTACCATTTCAAAACTCCCCACGCAATATGTTACACTCACATTAGATATTCAGCcttctgaaaaatctaCCAAGATCGAATCAACGACAATAGCCTTTGTAAAGGAATTACCTTGGGATCTGCATACAATCGTGCCTGTTTCAAATGGTGCTGTAATTATAGGGGCTAATGAACTAGCGTTTCTAGATAATACAGGTGTTTTACAATCAACAATATTATTAAATTCATTTGCTGGCAAGGATTTgcaaaaaacgaaaattATCGACAATTCCTCAATGGAGATTTTGTtcagagaaaaaagtacAGCATCAATTTGGATGGCTTCGTCCAAGAATAAATCCGGTGCAAATAATTATGACGAAACCTTGCTACTTATGGACATCAAATCCAATATATACTACATCCAAATGGAAGCCGAAGGTAGATTACTAATTAAATTTGACATCTTTAAGCTTCCTATTGTCAATGACCTCTTGAAGGAAAACTCCAATCCAAAATCTATAACACGTTTGAATGCGACAAactcaaacaaaaatttggatCTATTCATTGGTTTTGGGTCAGGGAATGCTCTGGTTCTTAGattgaataatttgaagTCTACCATTGAAACACGAGAGAAACACAAGGCAACCTCCAATACGAATACTTTCATGgatgacaatgatgaagatgatgaagaaatggagGATTTATACGCCGACGAAGCCCCAGCGAATGGACTAACTAATAATAATTCCAAGGATACAGTGGAAACTGTTCAACCATTTGATATAGAACTGCTATCGTCTTTGAGAAATATTGGTCCTATCACATCATTGACCGTTGGTAAAGTATCTTCCATTGATGATATAGTAAAAGGACTACCAAATCCAAACAAAAACGAGTATTCCTTAGTTGCCACATCCGGAAACGGTTCAGGCTCTCATTTGACCGTTATACAGACCAGTGTTCAACCAGAAATCGAATTAGCGTTAAAATTCATTAGTATAACGCAAATCTGGAATCTCAAGATCAGGGGAAAAGATAAGTACTTGGTAACAACTGATTCCACCAAATCCAGGAGTGACATATATGAAAGTGACAACAATTTTGAGCTTCATAAGGGAGGCCGTTTAAGAAGAGATGCTACTACAGTTTACATTTCGGTGTTtggtgaagaaaaaagaataatacAAGTTACCACTAATCATCTTTACTTATATGATACACATTTTAGGCGTCTCACCACAATTAAGTTTGATTATGAAGTTATTCATGTTTCAGTAATGGATCCATATATCCTAATTACTGTTTCAAGAGGTGATATTAAGATATTCGAACTTGAAGcaaacaataaaagaaagttgTTAAAAGTTGATTTGCCAGAAATCTTGAATGAGATGGTTATTACATCTggtttgattttgaaaagtaatATGTGTAATGAATTCTTGATCGGATTGAGTAAATCTCAAGAAGAACAGTTATTATTTACATTTGTTACCGCAGATAatcaaataatttttttcactaaaGATCATAATGACAGAATTTTCCAGCTAAATGGTGTCGATCAATTGAACGAATCTTTATACATCAGCACCTATCGATTGGTTGATGAGATCGTTCCTGATCCATCGATAAAGCAGGTAATGATAAATAAGCTGGGTCACGACAATAAAGAAGAGTATTTGACAATACTAACCTTTGGAGGGGAGATTTATCAATACAGAAAGTTGCCTCAGAAGTGCAGTAGATTCTATAGAAACGTCACAAGAAATGATTTGGCTATAACTGGTGCACCAGATAATGCATACGCTAAGGGGGTCAGTtcaattgaaagaattatGCATTATTTCCCTGACTACAACGGTTATTCGGTAATATTCGTAACCGGCAGCGTTccatatataataataaaagaggATGATACCACGCCCaagattttcaagtttGCAAATATACCTTTAGTTTCAGTCACACCTTGGAATGAACGTTCAGTAATGTGCGTCGATGATATTAAAAATGCTAGGGTCTACACACTAACCATTAACAATATGTACTATGGTAACAAATTTCCATTAAAACAGATAAAGATAAGTAATGTACTTGATGACTACAAaactttacaaaaaattgtttatCATGAAAAGGCACAATTATTTCTCGTATCTTACTGCAAGAGGATCCCCTATGAAGCATTAGGGGAAGATGGAGAAAAAGTTACTGGCTATGATGAGAAAGCTCCACATGCGGAAGGATTTCAAGGCGGAATACTGCTTATTAACCCAAAAAGTTGGAAGGTAATTGACAAAATTGACTTTCCAAAGAATTCTGTTGTCAATGAAATGAGATCTTCAATGATTCAaatcaattcaaaaactaaaagaaaaagagaatatatTGTGGCTGGTGTTGCGAATGCCACTACCGAAGACACTCCGCCAACTGGCTCTTTCTACATCTATGATGTCATTGAGGTTGTCCCTGAACCCGGTAAACCTGATACAAATTATAAgctcaaagaaattttccagGAAGAAGTCAACGGTACCGTGTCTACCGTTTGTGAAATCAGCGGAAGATTCATGATTAGCCAAAGCCAAAAAGTCTTGGTAAGAgatattcaagaagataATTCCGTCATACCAGTGGCATTTTTGGATATTCCTGTATTTGTAACGGACTCTAAAAGCTTTGGAAATCTTTTGATAATTGGTGACGCCATGCAAGGATTCCAATTTATTGGGTTTGATGCAGAACCATATAGAATGATTCTATTGGGTAGAAGCGTATCAAAATTCCAAACAATGTCACTAGAATTTTTAGTAAACGGAGGTGACATGTATTTTGCCGCAACTGACGCTGATAGGAATGTACATATACTAAAATATGCACCAGATGAGCCAAATTCTCTATCAGGTCAACGTTTGGTCCACTGCTCTAGTTTCACGGTCCATTCCATCAATAGTTGCATGATGCTCCTACCAAAGAACCAGGAATTCGGCTCTTCTCAGGTACCATCGTTTCAAAATGTTGGTGGCCAAGTCGATGGGTCTGTCTTCAAAATAGTTCCCTTAAGTGAAGAAACATATAGGAGACTGTACCTGATCCAACAACAAATCATCGATCGAGAATTACAGCTAGGTGGGTTAAACCCCCGTATGGAGAGATTGGCCAACGACTTTTATCAAATGGGTCACTCCATGAGACCCATGCTTGATTTCAACGTTATACGGAGATTTAGCGGACTTTCTATTGATAGACGAAAAAATACTGCTCAAAAAGCTGGAAGACATGCACATTTTGAAGCGTGGAGAGATATCATAAATATTGAATTCTCAATGAGATCCTTGTGCCGGAATAAGTGA
- the GPI11 gene encoding mannose-ethanolamine phosphotransferase GPI11 (similar to Saccharomyces cerevisiae GPI11 (YDR302W); ancestral locus Anc_5.320) produces the protein MSTKKRARKTVKKTVSFSDDTTLTTYQNHEKKNADHDRPPVYVRKTPLMNFPYHLVMLLYYYIFLSSDFNTVKLLSLLIPAQISYLVLQFNKCTVYGNKIIKINYPLALICLGVTFLLSFPAMLLTILFGAPLMDLLWETWLLSLHFAFLAYPAVYAVFNCDFKVGLWKKYFIFIVVGGWISCIVIPLDWDRDWQNWPIPIVVGGYLGALVGYTIGAYI, from the coding sequence ATGTCAACTAAGAAAAGAGCTAGAAAGAcggtaaaaaaaactgtatCGTTTTCTGATGATACAACTTTAACCACGTATCAAAATcatgagaaaaagaatgcaGATCATGATCGTCCCCCCGTATACGTAAGAAAAACCCCTCTAATGAATTTCCCATATCATTTAGTGATGCTGCTCTATTACTACATCTTCCTGTCCTCGGACTTTAATACAGTGAAACTGCTTAGCCTTTTAATTCCTGCACAAATTTCCTATTTAGTTTTGCAATTCAATAAATGCACGGTCTATGGGAATAAAATCATCAAGATTAATTATCCATTGGCCTTAATCTGCTTAGGTGTCACGTTTTTGTTGAGTTTTCCGGCAATGCTATTGACTATTTTATTTGGCGCACCATTGATGGACTTGTTATGGGAAACTTGGTTGTTGTCGCTGcattttgcatttttaGCATACCCTGCAGTTTATGCTGTGTTTAATTGTGATTTCAAAGTGGGATTAtggaagaaatattttatctttatAGTTGTGGGTGGCTGGATTAGTTGTATTGTTATTCCTTTAGATTGGGACAGAGACTGGCAGAATTGGCCAATTCCAATTGTTGTTGGAGGGTACTTGGGTGCTTTGGTTGGCTATACCATCGGTGCTTACATATGA